Proteins found in one candidate division KSB1 bacterium genomic segment:
- a CDS encoding LacI family transcriptional regulator, with product MSSIRDIAKAAGVSISTVSKALNDSGSLSAATRQRIRDLAKRMNYHPNSFARGLAAKVVDNIGFVIDRAPGRIFSNPFYSVILEGIESELVKHEFNLLISAHASTERDSSLPTFVLNGTVAGLIIAGNMAPVFLQRLKEVHLPAVVVDNHLQDQSFDTINSDNVSGAEDMMRYLISLGHEQIGFLLGANRHPNMQARYRAYRDSVRQHHLPSKPGWIGRGDVTAEGGYQAMAAILQSGELPTAIFASNDAMALGAIKLLYERGLRVPQQISVVGFDNIFLAEHATPPLTTVDVDKIRMGQLAAQRLIEKLKNQDDPVRETIVPTRLIVRQSAVRPAARKVGRETT from the coding sequence ATGAGTTCGATTCGTGACATTGCCAAAGCCGCTGGTGTTTCGATTTCGACGGTTTCGAAGGCGTTGAATGATAGCGGCAGTCTCTCTGCTGCGACGCGGCAGCGGATTCGAGACCTGGCGAAGCGCATGAATTATCACCCCAATAGTTTTGCGCGCGGGCTGGCCGCCAAAGTGGTCGATAACATCGGTTTCGTCATCGATCGAGCGCCCGGCCGCATCTTTTCCAATCCTTTCTATTCCGTCATTCTTGAAGGCATTGAATCCGAGCTGGTCAAGCATGAGTTCAATTTATTGATCTCGGCGCATGCCAGCACCGAGCGAGATAGCTCCCTCCCCACTTTTGTGTTGAACGGCACCGTCGCCGGGTTGATTATCGCCGGCAACATGGCGCCCGTTTTTTTGCAACGGCTCAAAGAAGTCCACCTGCCGGCGGTTGTAGTTGACAATCATCTCCAGGATCAAAGCTTTGACACCATCAACTCCGACAATGTGAGCGGCGCCGAGGACATGATGCGCTATTTAATTTCGTTGGGCCACGAGCAGATCGGATTTCTTCTCGGCGCCAATCGCCATCCCAACATGCAAGCCCGCTATCGTGCCTATCGTGACAGCGTGCGGCAGCATCATTTGCCGAGCAAGCCGGGTTGGATTGGCCGCGGCGACGTGACGGCAGAGGGAGGATATCAAGCCATGGCGGCAATCTTGCAAAGCGGAGAATTGCCGACCGCAATTTTCGCCTCCAATGATGCCATGGCGCTTGGCGCGATCAAGCTACTTTACGAGCGCGGCCTTCGCGTTCCGCAGCAGATCAGCGTCGTGGGTTTTGACAATATTTTTCTTGCTGAGCATGCCACCCCGCCGCTCACCACCGTTGACGTCGACAAAATTCGCATGGGCCAACTGGCGGCGCAACGGTTGATCGAAAAATTAAAAAATCAGGATGATCCCGTGCGTGAAACGATCGTGCCGACCAGGTTGATTGTTCGCCAATCTGCGGTGCGGCCGGCGGCACGCAAAGTCGGGCGCGAGACAACATAA
- a CDS encoding TonB-dependent receptor produces MVKKRVINFLILFALVLPLSVMSQVLTGTVSSEGTPLVGANVVVKGTLRGTVTDVNGRYTLRLDPGTYQITFSLLGYATRTESVSLQANEERQLNVELQARAVEAQPVVVVGARASTRTVTDSPLPIDVLQFREISHTGQNSFDKILQYTVPSFNTVQTPVNDATALLDPWEIRNMGVSRTLILINGKRKNLSSLVYVQTSPSRGEAAVDISAIPMDAIKRVEILRDGASAQYGSDALAGVINIVLKDDAEGGYYTINTGITGEGDGERIGISLNNGSSIFGDKGFVNYTAEFSRVNEARRSGIVDAEGEASDFGADINEVRRFLAYDKFAGNRNSSPATSAAKFLINSGINLSDNTQLYANGAYIYKKVNSFANYRTPYWRPLSAFPYLADFFPNGPNGSYVGYVPTFDGDLVDYNATFGLRSEKNGWKYDLSYTLGFNSQDYTVLNSHNRSDIKDANGQNVYRENSPINFKPGGTIFSHKVGNIDVSKAVTPKLSIGVGTEFRSETFEIIPGDQASWDGIGADSFAGIRPENSGTFNRFNFGGYFDATYDFTKQFLVSATIRNEYYSDFGNAFVYKVSSRVKTPDEKLTLRGSYSTGFKAPQLHQIYTQRVQYSFVPGQGIQSIGLVNNISPQARILGVKPLEPEESKNLTFGIGAQLTPDFNLTLDFYNILISDRIVISNRVPFPPSTDPNVNFFTNSIDSKTTGLDMVLDYRNLKVGSGLLGLSVAGNVTLQNERDGDVLKVKGVPVIDAEQEALFFTSRPKQKFIASANYEIRRLNLSLNGTYFGKTEFRQLGLDPNLKTEFKPKVVTDLAATFDLFNNVSVTANILNVFDVLPEWKFVALNSAGAAILASPAQTKVQRNLITFNGRYPITTYDGSHFSQLGRIFNLSLTHNF; encoded by the coding sequence ATGGTTAAGAAACGTGTCATCAACTTCTTGATTCTGTTTGCGCTCGTGCTGCCATTGAGCGTCATGTCGCAAGTGTTGACGGGCACCGTGAGCAGCGAAGGGACGCCCCTAGTCGGCGCCAATGTCGTGGTGAAAGGAACGCTGAGAGGGACTGTAACCGATGTGAATGGCAGGTACACGCTCCGGCTGGATCCCGGAACGTATCAAATCACTTTCTCTTTGCTGGGTTATGCCACCAGAACGGAGTCCGTTTCGTTGCAAGCAAACGAAGAACGACAACTGAACGTTGAGTTGCAGGCGAGGGCAGTGGAAGCCCAGCCTGTCGTGGTTGTTGGTGCACGAGCCTCGACACGAACCGTGACCGATTCGCCCCTGCCGATCGACGTTCTGCAATTTCGGGAAATCTCTCATACCGGACAGAACTCTTTTGACAAAATCCTTCAATATACCGTTCCTTCCTTCAACACGGTCCAAACCCCGGTGAATGATGCCACGGCGTTGTTGGACCCGTGGGAAATCAGGAATATGGGCGTGAGCCGAACCCTCATTCTCATCAACGGCAAACGCAAGAACCTCAGCTCATTGGTGTACGTCCAAACCTCCCCAAGCCGCGGTGAAGCCGCCGTTGACATATCCGCGATTCCGATGGACGCCATTAAACGGGTTGAAATCTTGAGAGACGGCGCCTCGGCCCAATATGGATCGGATGCGCTTGCCGGTGTCATCAACATCGTCTTAAAAGATGACGCCGAGGGCGGATACTACACGATCAATACCGGTATTACGGGCGAGGGCGATGGCGAGAGAATTGGCATCTCGCTGAATAACGGCAGCTCCATTTTCGGTGACAAGGGGTTTGTGAACTACACCGCGGAATTTTCCAGGGTCAATGAAGCCAGACGCTCGGGAATCGTCGATGCGGAAGGCGAGGCCTCGGATTTCGGGGCCGACATCAACGAGGTGAGAAGGTTTCTGGCTTATGATAAATTTGCCGGAAACCGAAATTCCTCGCCGGCAACCTCGGCCGCCAAATTCCTGATCAACAGCGGCATCAATCTTTCCGATAATACGCAACTCTACGCGAACGGCGCTTACATTTACAAAAAGGTGAATTCCTTTGCGAATTATCGGACGCCGTACTGGCGGCCGCTTTCCGCGTTTCCATATTTAGCCGACTTTTTCCCGAATGGACCAAATGGTTCTTATGTCGGATACGTGCCGACGTTTGATGGCGACCTGGTTGATTACAACGCCACGTTCGGGCTGCGGTCCGAGAAAAATGGCTGGAAGTACGACCTGAGCTATACGCTGGGGTTCAACAGCCAGGATTATACCGTGCTCAATTCCCATAATCGGTCGGATATTAAAGATGCCAACGGCCAAAATGTTTATCGGGAAAACAGCCCGATCAATTTCAAGCCGGGCGGCACCATCTTCTCGCACAAAGTTGGAAACATCGACGTTTCCAAAGCCGTAACCCCAAAACTGAGCATTGGTGTGGGAACGGAATTCCGGAGTGAAACGTTTGAGATTATCCCCGGCGATCAAGCCTCCTGGGATGGCATCGGCGCCGATTCCTTTGCCGGGATTCGGCCGGAAAACTCCGGCACCTTCAACCGCTTCAATTTTGGCGGTTACTTTGACGCCACCTACGATTTTACCAAACAATTTCTGGTTTCGGCGACGATCCGCAACGAATATTACAGCGATTTCGGCAATGCCTTCGTGTACAAGGTCAGTTCGCGCGTCAAGACGCCCGACGAAAAACTCACGCTGCGCGGCTCGTATTCCACCGGCTTCAAGGCGCCGCAATTGCATCAGATCTATACTCAACGCGTGCAGTACAGTTTTGTGCCCGGGCAGGGTATTCAATCGATCGGCCTGGTCAACAATATCTCGCCGCAAGCCCGAATCTTGGGCGTCAAGCCGCTAGAGCCCGAAGAATCCAAGAACCTGACGTTTGGCATTGGTGCGCAGCTCACGCCGGATTTCAATCTGACGCTCGACTTTTATAATATTCTCATTTCCGACCGAATCGTCATTAGCAACCGGGTGCCATTCCCGCCGAGCACGGACCCGAACGTCAATTTCTTTACCAATTCGATTGACAGCAAAACCACTGGTCTTGACATGGTGCTTGACTACAGGAACCTCAAAGTCGGTTCCGGCTTACTCGGGCTTTCCGTGGCAGGAAATGTCACCCTCCAGAATGAAAGAGATGGAGACGTCCTGAAAGTGAAGGGAGTTCCTGTCATCGATGCCGAACAGGAGGCCCTGTTCTTTACCTCCAGACCCAAACAGAAATTCATCGCGAGCGCCAACTATGAAATCAGAAGGTTGAACCTGTCGCTCAACGGCACCTATTTCGGCAAAACGGAATTCAGACAATTGGGCTTGGACCCCAATCTGAAGACCGAATTCAAGCCCAAGGTGGTTACCGATTTGGCGGCGACGTTCGATCTCTTCAACAATGTCAGTGTGACTGCGAATATTCTGAATGTTTTCGACGTGCTTCCGGAATGGAAATTTGTGGCGCTCAATTCCGCCGGCGCGGCGATTCTGGCGAGCCCGGCCCAAACCAAAGTGCAAAGGAACCTGATTACCTTCAACGGCCGTTACCCCATCACCACGTATGACGGTTCTCATTTCAGCCAGTTGGGCCGGATTTTCAACTTGAGCCTGACGCATAATTTTTAG
- a CDS encoding ATP-binding protein: protein MRYYPRKIISEILAWVEKVPIIVIVGARQVGKTVLMELLAERLKTSGIEAKQIFYLDLEDLRNLEICSRDLDFFKRFLTLQGVDLSKKAYVFIDEIQHHKDPTNFMKLIADHEKNIQLIVSGSSALEMRKTFQEALTGRKQIFHLQTLNFEEYLIFKEEEQLLKWYQENSLDSRMKAFDQIGFDIVKPKLQDLAEDFIIFGGYPAVVKEAEKKFKLGRLNEIVQTYVKKDIKDFARIENVAAFNRLLILLAGRTGNLLNLSELSKETAISRATLDKYVFILENTFIIKLLTPYFTNVSSEVVKMPKIYFLDTGQINALLLNFNPLNSRADAGALAENFVFKQLYSKLTPGDRLHYWRNIHKNEVDFVLNGEPIEVKHQHFTAPEIPRSLRQFADRYQPARTIIVTKDYFYQDDKTLFLPFFLV, encoded by the coding sequence ATGCGCTACTATCCAAGAAAAATTATTTCTGAAATCCTTGCGTGGGTCGAAAAAGTTCCTATCATCGTTATTGTCGGTGCTCGCCAAGTCGGCAAGACCGTCCTTATGGAGCTTTTAGCAGAACGGCTCAAAACTTCAGGAATTGAGGCCAAACAGATTTTTTATTTGGATCTTGAGGATCTGCGAAATCTGGAAATCTGCAGCCGCGACCTGGATTTTTTCAAGCGTTTTTTGACGCTTCAGGGTGTCGATCTTTCAAAAAAGGCCTACGTCTTCATCGATGAAATTCAGCACCACAAAGACCCCACGAATTTCATGAAATTGATTGCCGATCATGAAAAAAACATTCAATTGATTGTGTCGGGATCTTCGGCGTTAGAAATGCGCAAGACTTTTCAGGAGGCCTTGACCGGTCGCAAACAAATCTTTCATCTGCAAACGCTCAACTTTGAAGAGTACCTGATTTTTAAGGAGGAAGAGCAACTGCTGAAATGGTATCAAGAAAACTCACTTGACAGCAGGATGAAAGCTTTCGATCAAATCGGCTTCGATATCGTCAAACCCAAGCTGCAGGACTTGGCAGAAGATTTCATCATTTTTGGGGGCTATCCGGCGGTGGTTAAAGAAGCGGAAAAAAAATTCAAGCTCGGCAGGTTGAATGAAATCGTCCAGACCTACGTCAAAAAAGATATCAAGGATTTTGCCCGCATTGAAAATGTTGCCGCCTTCAACCGCCTCTTGATTCTCCTGGCCGGAAGAACCGGAAATTTGCTGAACTTGAGCGAGTTGAGCAAAGAAACGGCCATTTCCCGCGCCACCCTGGACAAATACGTTTTTATATTGGAAAACACGTTTATTATCAAATTGCTGACGCCTTATTTTACCAACGTGAGCAGCGAAGTGGTCAAAATGCCCAAAATCTACTTTCTCGATACCGGCCAGATCAATGCGCTGCTGCTCAACTTCAACCCGTTGAATAGCCGCGCTGACGCGGGCGCGTTGGCCGAAAATTTTGTCTTCAAACAGCTTTATTCCAAACTCACTCCTGGTGATCGGTTGCACTATTGGCGAAATATCCATAAGAATGAAGTAGATTTCGTTTTGAACGGCGAACCGATCGAAGTGAAGCACCAACATTTTACCGCGCCCGAAATTCCCAGATCATTGCGGCAATTTGCCGACAGATATCAACCGGCGCGAACGATCATCGTGACGAAAGATTACTTTTATCAGGATGACAAGACCTTGTTTCTTCCCTTCTTTTTGGTGTAA
- a CDS encoding arginine deiminase family protein, with the protein MPFGSQSEVGKIQRLLLKHAQQAFISKENILRQWEALNYLSAPDFDKALQEYEQFVNLLRQHIPEISFLPANDHTGLDSIYVHDAALVTNQGAILCNMGKALRRGEPAAIADFLPELGVPILAAITGEGRLEGGDVVWIDAHTLAVGRGYRTNDEGIRQLKELTADLVDEVIVVSLPHWQGPNDVLHLMSLISPIDHDLALVYSKLLPVPFRQWLLARGIKLLEVPDSEYDSMGCNVLAIAPRKCLMLAGNPRTQALLINEGVEVWEYVGEEISRKGAGGPTCLTRPIWRDR; encoded by the coding sequence ATGCCATTCGGCTCTCAATCCGAAGTGGGGAAAATCCAACGCCTCTTGTTAAAGCATGCACAGCAAGCCTTTATCAGCAAGGAAAACATTCTCCGCCAGTGGGAAGCTCTCAATTATTTGAGCGCGCCGGATTTCGACAAAGCACTGCAAGAGTACGAGCAGTTCGTGAATCTGCTGCGTCAGCACATTCCTGAAATTTCATTTTTGCCTGCAAACGATCACACCGGACTCGATTCCATCTACGTTCACGATGCCGCGCTCGTCACCAACCAAGGCGCCATCTTGTGCAACATGGGCAAAGCCCTGCGCCGCGGCGAGCCGGCAGCTATTGCAGATTTTTTACCCGAGCTGGGCGTTCCGATTCTTGCCGCCATCACCGGCGAGGGAAGATTGGAAGGCGGGGACGTGGTTTGGATCGACGCGCACACGCTCGCCGTCGGCCGCGGCTATCGCACCAACGACGAAGGCATCCGGCAGTTGAAAGAACTCACGGCAGATTTGGTGGATGAAGTTATTGTCGTGTCGCTGCCGCATTGGCAAGGCCCCAACGACGTTCTGCACTTGATGTCGCTGATCAGCCCGATTGATCACGATCTGGCCTTGGTTTATTCAAAATTATTGCCGGTGCCGTTTCGCCAGTGGCTGCTGGCGCGAGGCATCAAATTGCTCGAAGTGCCGGATTCCGAATATGACAGCATGGGATGCAACGTGCTGGCTATTGCCCCGCGAAAGTGCCTCATGCTTGCCGGCAATCCGCGCACGCAAGCGCTGCTCATTAACGAAGGCGTCGAAGTTTGGGAATACGTTGGCGAAGAAATCTCCCGCAAAGGCGCCGGCGGGCCGACGTGTTTGACGCGGCCAATTTGGCGGGACCGCTAA
- a CDS encoding acetate--CoA ligase family protein translates to MKSLDVIFKPKSVAVIGASTRPGSLGRNLFDKMLAADFNGPIYPVHPTAKFVHSVKAYPTILDVPGAVDLAVIVVPRDQVLPTVEQCAQKGVKGLIVITAGFKETGTEGAACEQALAEIIKAHNMRMVGPNCMGVMCTDPQVRLDATFAGAYPPAGKIAFASQSGALGVTILDYAGSLNLGVSMFVSLGNKADISGNDLLEYWKEDESVGVILMYLESFGNPRKFVQLAREVSRRKPIVIVKSGRTEGGARAVSSHTGAIAGADLAYDALFTQCGVLRANTIEEMFDFAMGLANQPLPRGDRIAIVTNAGGPAIMATDACENLGLRLAKFSPETQQRLRARLLPEASVANPVDLLPAANEDDYQFTLEHILQDANVDALIVISVPPISADAIKVAQRISAVAEKSDKTVLGCFMGVKGLASAAELQKQAVPAFSFPESAARALAAMVRYAQWRQRKTSDFPTFDVRREVVAEIIGGAKKSGREQLTDWEAFQILSAYGIPSVGTKICRHLDEVIEAAHQLGYPVVLKVSSPEVIHKSEIGGVQLDLRSDADLGEAYHKLIVRLQAAGIPPARVQFLVQQMVEGGREVLLGINAIPTFGAVIAFGLGGIYVEALHDLALRVSPLTAEDAEDMVQSLRGLAILQGVRGEKPVAFDKLYETILRISQLAQDFPEIVEMDINPFLLFHEAEKCAAADVRIRIKAR, encoded by the coding sequence ATGAAATCCTTAGACGTCATCTTTAAGCCCAAATCCGTTGCCGTGATCGGCGCCTCGACACGGCCGGGGTCGCTTGGCCGCAATTTGTTCGACAAAATGCTGGCGGCGGATTTCAACGGCCCGATTTATCCGGTGCACCCCACCGCGAAATTTGTTCATTCGGTCAAGGCTTACCCGACAATTCTCGACGTTCCCGGGGCGGTTGATCTCGCCGTCATCGTCGTACCGCGCGATCAGGTTTTGCCGACCGTCGAACAATGCGCGCAAAAAGGGGTGAAGGGCTTGATCGTCATCACCGCCGGTTTCAAAGAGACCGGCACCGAGGGCGCGGCGTGCGAGCAGGCTTTGGCGGAAATCATCAAAGCCCACAACATGCGGATGGTCGGCCCAAATTGCATGGGCGTGATGTGCACCGATCCGCAGGTTCGCCTCGACGCCACGTTTGCCGGAGCGTATCCGCCGGCAGGGAAAATCGCCTTTGCTTCACAAAGCGGCGCGCTGGGCGTGACGATTCTCGATTACGCCGGCAGCCTCAATCTCGGCGTTTCCATGTTTGTATCGTTGGGCAATAAAGCCGATATTTCCGGCAATGATCTGTTGGAATATTGGAAGGAGGACGAGAGCGTTGGCGTGATTCTGATGTACCTGGAAAGTTTCGGCAATCCCCGCAAATTCGTGCAGCTTGCGCGCGAGGTGTCGCGGCGCAAGCCGATTGTGATCGTTAAATCCGGCCGCACCGAAGGCGGGGCGCGTGCGGTCAGCTCGCACACCGGGGCGATTGCCGGCGCCGATCTGGCTTACGACGCTTTGTTCACACAATGCGGCGTGTTGCGCGCGAATACGATTGAAGAGATGTTTGATTTTGCCATGGGCCTGGCGAACCAGCCGCTCCCGCGCGGCGATCGCATCGCCATCGTCACCAACGCCGGCGGCCCGGCGATCATGGCCACCGATGCCTGCGAGAATTTGGGGCTGCGTCTCGCGAAGTTTTCGCCGGAAACTCAGCAGCGCCTGCGCGCGCGGCTCCTGCCGGAAGCGAGCGTCGCCAATCCGGTTGATCTTTTGCCGGCGGCGAACGAAGATGATTATCAATTCACCCTCGAGCACATTTTGCAAGATGCGAATGTTGATGCGCTGATTGTGATCTCCGTGCCGCCGATCAGCGCCGATGCCATCAAAGTCGCGCAGCGAATTTCTGCCGTTGCCGAAAAATCCGACAAGACCGTGCTCGGCTGTTTCATGGGCGTCAAGGGTCTCGCTTCCGCCGCCGAGCTTCAGAAGCAGGCGGTGCCGGCGTTTTCATTTCCAGAATCCGCGGCGCGGGCTTTGGCGGCGATGGTGCGTTATGCGCAATGGCGGCAGCGCAAAACCAGCGACTTCCCCACTTTTGACGTGCGTCGAGAGGTTGTGGCGGAGATTATTGGCGGCGCCAAAAAATCCGGGCGCGAGCAGCTCACGGATTGGGAAGCGTTTCAGATTCTCTCGGCGTATGGCATCCCCAGTGTCGGCACAAAAATCTGCCGTCATTTGGACGAGGTTATCGAGGCGGCGCATCAGCTCGGCTATCCGGTGGTGTTGAAAGTTTCTTCGCCGGAGGTGATTCATAAGTCGGAGATCGGGGGAGTGCAGCTCGATTTGCGCAGTGATGCGGATTTGGGAGAGGCCTATCACAAATTGATCGTGCGGTTGCAAGCGGCGGGCATTCCGCCGGCGCGCGTGCAGTTTCTCGTGCAGCAGATGGTCGAAGGTGGCCGCGAGGTGCTGCTCGGCATCAACGCGATTCCGACCTTTGGCGCGGTCATCGCTTTCGGCCTCGGCGGGATTTACGTTGAAGCGCTGCACGATCTGGCGCTGCGGGTGTCGCCGTTGACGGCTGAAGACGCCGAAGACATGGTGCAGTCCCTTCGCGGTTTGGCGATTTTGCAAGGCGTGCGCGGCGAAAAGCCGGTGGCGTTCGACAAGCTGTACGAAACGATTCTGCGCATCTCACAGCTCGCGCAGGATTTTCCCGAGATCGTCGAAATGGACATCAACCCGTTTTTGCTCTTTCACGAGGCGGAAAAGTGCGCCGCGGCAGATGTGAGGATTCGAATCAAGGCCCGTTAG
- a CDS encoding 4a-hydroxytetrahydrobiopterin dehydratase, whose product MSSLAEKKCVPCRGGVPPLKGEELQKLARQVEGWEVVNEHHVKKAFKFPDFRSALAFVNKVGELAEEQGHHPDVYLAWGKVEIAIWTHKIDGLTESDFILAAKIDKL is encoded by the coding sequence ATGTCGAGTTTGGCCGAGAAAAAATGCGTACCCTGCCGCGGCGGCGTGCCGCCCCTAAAGGGCGAAGAATTGCAAAAGCTGGCGCGGCAGGTCGAAGGCTGGGAAGTGGTCAACGAGCATCACGTGAAAAAGGCCTTCAAATTTCCGGATTTTCGCAGCGCCCTGGCATTTGTGAATAAGGTCGGTGAACTGGCGGAAGAGCAGGGACATCATCCCGACGTTTATCTGGCGTGGGGAAAAGTCGAGATCGCGATTTGGACGCACAAAATCGATGGTTTGACGGAGAGTGATTTCATTTTGGCGGCGAAGATTGACAAATTGTAG
- a CDS encoding non-heme iron oxygenase ferredoxin subunit, whose protein sequence is MAQFIKVASTDEIAPGAAKQVEVNDKSIALFNLDGNYYAIDNTCTHRGGPLAEGFVEGEEVTCPWHGAQFNIKTGAVVGPPAVQNVARYNVRVQGNDIEVEI, encoded by the coding sequence ATGGCACAATTCATCAAAGTGGCAAGCACGGACGAAATCGCCCCGGGCGCGGCAAAGCAAGTCGAGGTGAACGACAAAAGCATTGCGCTGTTCAATCTCGATGGCAACTACTACGCGATTGACAATACCTGCACACATCGCGGTGGTCCGCTGGCAGAGGGTTTCGTCGAAGGTGAAGAAGTGACGTGCCCATGGCACGGCGCGCAATTCAACATCAAAACTGGCGCCGTTGTTGGCCCGCCGGCGGTGCAAAATGTCGCCAGATATAATGTGCGCGTGCAGGGCAATGACATCGAGGTTGAAATTTAA
- a CDS encoding TonB-dependent receptor encodes MHIFIKILFAILFLPVILFAQDSGEIRGRVREATNGEALPGANVQVQGTVLGGVTDVEGNFAIKRVTPGIYTLRVSFIGYQTASASVRVKADSIARANFSLQPALLEIANVVVTASRQPEEIQTAVVSVSALTTTEALRRDPLRIDAALESIPGVNLVGENLNVRNSTGYTRGLGNRVLVLLDGVPVLTSDLGNMNWDILPVTDFERVEVIKGPSSALYGSFALGGVINIITKAPQPQGRFSIRTSLGVYDKPYETEWRWTDRTLNFNRVDVSYSRQFGKWGVRTSLGRHESTGDRQNRHFQRWNGTLKLTRTFGDGSELSFFGAYARDRRGEFVEARRDNPYLVPSEFLPFRLFLDAYTLYAQYRRRLTDWLEMKWRASYVRQLTGNHYKVAGDFQPAQGPGADWQIHAQLDSSMSFAVGVEYHYDFAEQRAFGRHFASTISPYFQQIWQPRANLRLTAGLRYDHYYLLPGPKEQTQFEKLAAPIKNPLPDGKEEQYVSPQFGMSYELFGGTVMHSALGWGIRIPALGERFLQFDIPLRFEPNATIATERSFSFELGVRQRLGEAANLEITAFSNHYRDLIEPVFVADATSFYATLVNIPGARVQGIEASGKFHLWKNRLGLDATATWTDPVITKVNQVSAVPIRLSEGDLLSYRPRLIAYLSPSLTLGAISLQADYSYASKLRREQVQLYKDDQRVPKHQLDMRLLYQWQGLTAQVAVRNLLRYSYTQVERNVNEVRNFTVGLRLDY; translated from the coding sequence ATGCATATTTTCATAAAGATACTGTTTGCCATTTTATTTTTACCCGTCATCCTGTTCGCCCAAGACTCCGGCGAAATCCGCGGCCGCGTGCGCGAAGCCACAAACGGCGAAGCGCTGCCCGGCGCGAATGTGCAGGTGCAAGGCACAGTGCTTGGCGGCGTCACGGATGTCGAGGGGAATTTTGCGATCAAGCGCGTCACGCCGGGCATTTATACGTTGCGCGTGAGTTTTATCGGCTATCAAACTGCCTCGGCCTCGGTTCGCGTCAAAGCGGATTCGATTGCCCGCGCCAATTTTTCTTTGCAGCCGGCCCTGCTTGAAATCGCCAACGTCGTCGTCACCGCCAGCCGGCAGCCGGAAGAAATTCAAACGGCGGTCGTGAGTGTCAGCGCGCTCACCACCACGGAGGCGCTGCGGCGCGATCCGCTGCGGATCGATGCGGCGTTGGAAAGCATTCCCGGCGTCAATCTCGTCGGCGAAAATCTCAACGTGCGCAACAGCACCGGCTACACGCGCGGCCTCGGCAACCGCGTGCTGGTTTTGCTCGACGGCGTGCCGGTCTTGACCAGCGATCTCGGCAACATGAATTGGGATATTTTACCGGTCACGGATTTCGAGCGCGTCGAGGTGATCAAAGGCCCCAGCTCGGCGCTGTACGGCTCGTTTGCGCTCGGCGGCGTGATCAACATCATCACCAAAGCACCACAGCCGCAAGGGCGTTTCTCGATTCGCACCAGCCTCGGCGTTTACGACAAACCGTATGAGACGGAGTGGCGCTGGACCGACCGCACGCTCAATTTCAATCGCGTCGATGTGAGTTATTCCCGGCAATTCGGCAAATGGGGCGTGCGGACTTCGCTCGGTCGTCACGAATCCACCGGCGACCGGCAGAATCGGCATTTTCAACGTTGGAACGGCACGCTGAAATTAACGCGGACTTTTGGCGACGGCTCGGAGCTGTCGTTTTTTGGGGCTTACGCCCGCGACCGCCGTGGCGAATTTGTCGAAGCCCGCCGCGATAATCCATATCTCGTGCCGAGTGAATTTCTGCCCTTCCGTCTATTCCTGGATGCCTACACGCTTTATGCGCAATACCGCCGCCGGCTCACCGATTGGCTGGAAATGAAATGGCGCGCTTCGTACGTCCGGCAATTGACCGGCAATCATTATAAAGTTGCCGGCGATTTTCAACCGGCGCAAGGCCCGGGCGCGGATTGGCAAATTCACGCGCAGCTCGACAGCAGCATGAGCTTCGCAGTCGGCGTGGAATATCATTATGACTTTGCCGAGCAGCGGGCTTTTGGCCGCCATTTCGCTTCCACGATTTCGCCGTACTTTCAGCAAATCTGGCAGCCGCGCGCCAATCTGCGGCTCACCGCCGGTTTGCGTTACGATCATTATTACTTGCTGCCCGGCCCGAAAGAACAAACCCAATTCGAGAAGCTTGCCGCGCCGATCAAAAATCCCTTGCCGGACGGCAAAGAAGAGCAATACGTGAGCCCGCAGTTTGGGATGAGCTACGAACTTTTTGGCGGAACGGTGATGCACTCGGCGCTGGGCTGGGGTATTCGCATTCCGGCGTTGGGCGAACGGTTTCTGCAATTCGACATTCCGCTGCGCTTCGAGCCGAACGCCACCATCGCGACCGAGCGCTCATTTTCTTTTGAACTCGGCGTTCGCCAGCGCCTGGGTGAAGCGGCCAATCTCGAAATCACCGCCTTCTCGAATCATTACCGCGATTTGATCGAGCCGGTGTTCGTCGCCGACGCCACGAGTTTTTACGCCACGCTGGTCAACATTCCCGGTGCGCGGGTGCAGGGTATCGAAGCCTCCGGAAAATTTCATTTGTGGAAAAATCGCCTCGGCCTCGATGCCACCGCGACATGGACCGATCCGGTAATCACGAAAGTGAATCAAGTCAGCGCCGTGCCGATTCGACTCAGTGAAGGCGACTTGCTGAGTTATCGCCCGCGGCTGATTGCCTATCTTTCGCCGTCGCTCACTCTCGGCGCGATTTCGTTGCAAGCTGATTACAGCTACGCGTCGAAACTGCGGCGCGAGCAGGTGCAGCTTTATAAAGATGACCAGCGCGTGCCGAAGCACCAGCTCGACATGCGTCTGCTCTACCAATGGCAAGGCCTCACCGCGCAAGTGGCGGTGCGCAATCTGCTGCGTTATTCCTATACGCAAGTTGAGCGCAATGTCAACGAGGTGCGTAATTTTACGGTGGGGTTGAGGTTGGATTATTGA